A genomic stretch from Candidatus Rokuibacteriota bacterium includes:
- a CDS encoding TonB family protein, which produces MGPWRRRPGPALRGGTLPMRGMTASVAGHVLALVLAFLAGIWSEPRAKVYVVNLVAGLPSPRPEPSSAVRAQPVAAPPKAPPAVPRTPQLPPRPAEARPAELPPRPADVARPPDLPPRRAEVVRPGELEPVHLPDPKLPPARRAEVVRPAELPPPTLARPEERKPVLPPRVAELPRAREVPPLAPRREAKDQPAERPAPPRVSPLPASESTSRPAEAPPARSLVAGQGKATVSADSDFPFAWYLRQVLSKVEEEWAKRPPISDPPQRPIIFVEILRNGSINQPRLEKKSGNEFYDQAALRAIINASPFPRLPDEWNRPTLRIQFGFELQSGRG; this is translated from the coding sequence ATGGGACCCTGGAGGCGGCGTCCCGGCCCGGCGCTCCGCGGTGGGACGCTCCCGATGCGGGGGATGACGGCGTCGGTTGCCGGCCACGTGCTCGCCCTCGTGCTGGCCTTCCTCGCCGGCATCTGGAGCGAGCCCAGGGCGAAGGTTTACGTCGTGAACTTGGTCGCGGGGCTCCCGAGCCCGCGCCCCGAACCCTCCAGCGCGGTCAGGGCCCAGCCCGTCGCGGCGCCCCCGAAGGCCCCGCCCGCGGTCCCGCGCACGCCGCAGCTTCCTCCGCGCCCCGCCGAGGCCCGGCCAGCCGAGCTGCCCCCGCGCCCCGCGGACGTCGCCCGGCCCCCCGACCTGCCCCCGCGCCGCGCCGAGGTCGTCCGGCCCGGCGAACTCGAACCAGTACACCTTCCGGATCCCAAACTGCCGCCCGCGCGCCGCGCCGAGGTCGTCCGGCCTGCCGAGCTACCTCCGCCGACGCTGGCGCGCCCCGAAGAGCGAAAGCCCGTGCTTCCGCCCCGGGTCGCCGAACTCCCCCGCGCGCGCGAGGTCCCGCCGCTAGCCCCGCGCCGCGAAGCGAAGGACCAACCCGCCGAGCGGCCCGCCCCGCCCCGGGTTTCACCGCTGCCGGCGTCGGAGTCCACGAGTAGGCCCGCCGAGGCTCCCCCGGCACGCTCGCTCGTCGCGGGCCAGGGCAAGGCAACGGTCAGCGCCGACAGCGATTTCCCCTTCGCCTGGTATCTCCGACAGGTCCTCTCGAAGGTCGAGGAAGAATGGGCCAAGCGGCCGCCGATCTCCGATCCGCCCCAACGGCCGATCATCTTTGTCGAAATCCTGCGGAACGGCTCTATCAACCAGCCCCGGCTCGAGAAGAAGTCGGGCAACGAGTTCTACGATCAGGCGGCGCTCCGTGCGATCATCAACGCGAGCCCGTTTCCGCGGTTGCCTGACGAGTGGAACCGCCCCACGCTGCGAATCCAGTTCGGCTTCGAGCTCCAGTCCGGCCGAGGTTAG